One window of Acidobacteriaceae bacterium genomic DNA carries:
- the kdpC gene encoding potassium-transporting ATPase subunit KdpC: MKTYIKTACLYTLVTAVVLGLVYPFLITGLAQVIFHANANGQLIVQNGDVVGSDLIGQPFTGPRYFHSRPSAAGTGYDASSSSGSNLAPTNKALIDRVQASVKQEDNGAPVPIDLVTASASGLDPDITPAAALYQVQRVARERGKSEEAIRQLVMEHVVPRQFGLLGEPVVNVLDLNRALDSMR; the protein is encoded by the coding sequence CGGTTGTTCTCGGCCTGGTTTATCCGTTTTTGATCACAGGCCTTGCGCAGGTCATTTTCCACGCGAACGCGAATGGACAGCTCATCGTTCAGAATGGAGACGTGGTCGGCTCCGATCTGATTGGACAGCCCTTCACAGGGCCGCGGTATTTCCATAGCCGTCCATCGGCGGCTGGCACAGGCTACGACGCGTCCTCATCGTCTGGATCAAACCTGGCGCCGACAAATAAAGCGCTCATCGACCGCGTCCAGGCGAGCGTTAAACAGGAGGACAACGGAGCCCCCGTGCCCATCGATCTGGTTACCGCATCCGCATCTGGTCTTGATCCTGATATCACGCCCGCCGCGGCGCTTTACCAGGTCCAGCGCGTCGCACGCGAGCGCGGGAAATCCGAGGAAGCGATCCGCCAACTAGTAATGGAGCATGTAGTCCCAAGACAGTTCGGCCTCCTGGGAGAACCTGTGGTGAATGTGCTGGATCTCAATCGCGCTCTCGACTCCATGCGCTAG